The following are from one region of the Streptomyces tuirus genome:
- a CDS encoding sigma-54-dependent Fis family transcriptional regulator produces the protein MTTTDASPTATTARPSLRVARQRFLSGRPLPQGVPEEVVAAWRRARFFGVPHDLEEPVTCPARPGESALLGTARPVLDRIVPALGAGGSLLVLTDERLRVLWTAGSMPGLGACTGLSEQEVGHNSAVLAVRTRGRAEVHGPEHFLDRWQDVSAVSVPVLGPESGQVLGTVTVASQLCAAGPPHPQAAFAEATVAAVETELRARAGRDERALLDAYVRAARGPDRAVAALDGRNRLVSDAAQRLLTPEVLGTLERTAADARHRDVTGVARLPEGAGCTARVTPVRLDGRTIGIVVALEPLDDPAPAAPAAPPPVALTGSSVPWRHAVGRAAELVRSGEPLLLTGERGTGKAALARELFGPDPVQEADAARDVGLEQALSARQPDRLLLLRHAERLAQPGVAALNSLLDEHPDTRLLVTYTPGAQPGPCLQRLLDKLSARSVTLPPLRERTEDIRELLPALTPRPAPGQPPLTWTLDALRALEAYPWPGNVTELAHVVRALAEHRRVSGPVRRAELPDAVREGPAARPLSPMEHAERAAILEALRRNGGNKARTAVALGIGRATLYRKLRGYRG, from the coding sequence GTGACCACCACAGATGCCTCCCCCACAGCCACCACCGCCCGGCCCTCACTGCGCGTCGCCCGCCAGCGGTTCCTGTCGGGGCGTCCGCTGCCCCAGGGCGTGCCGGAGGAGGTCGTCGCGGCGTGGCGGCGGGCCCGGTTCTTCGGCGTGCCGCACGACTTGGAGGAGCCGGTGACGTGTCCCGCGCGCCCCGGGGAGTCGGCTCTGCTGGGCACCGCCCGGCCGGTGCTCGACCGGATCGTCCCCGCCCTGGGCGCGGGCGGGTCGCTGCTCGTCCTGACCGACGAGCGGCTGCGCGTGCTGTGGACGGCCGGAAGCATGCCCGGGCTCGGCGCGTGCACCGGCCTGTCCGAGCAGGAGGTCGGCCACAACAGCGCGGTTCTCGCCGTGCGCACCCGGGGCCGGGCCGAGGTCCACGGACCCGAGCACTTCCTCGACCGGTGGCAGGACGTCTCCGCGGTCAGCGTCCCGGTGCTCGGGCCGGAGAGCGGACAGGTGCTGGGCACCGTGACGGTCGCGTCACAGCTGTGCGCCGCCGGACCGCCGCATCCTCAGGCGGCGTTCGCCGAGGCGACGGTCGCGGCGGTCGAGACGGAGCTGCGGGCCCGGGCCGGGCGGGACGAAAGGGCGCTGCTGGACGCCTACGTGCGCGCGGCGCGCGGGCCGGACCGGGCCGTGGCGGCACTCGACGGCCGCAACCGGCTGGTCAGCGACGCGGCGCAGCGGCTGCTGACGCCCGAGGTGCTCGGGACGCTGGAGCGCACGGCGGCCGACGCGCGGCACCGGGACGTCACGGGCGTCGCCCGGCTGCCGGAGGGAGCCGGCTGCACGGCGCGCGTCACCCCGGTACGGCTGGACGGCAGGACGATCGGGATCGTGGTCGCTCTGGAGCCGCTCGACGATCCGGCGCCCGCCGCGCCGGCCGCGCCTCCGCCGGTCGCCCTGACCGGCTCCTCGGTCCCCTGGCGGCACGCCGTCGGGCGTGCGGCGGAACTGGTCCGCTCCGGGGAACCCCTGCTGCTGACCGGCGAACGCGGAACGGGCAAGGCCGCACTGGCACGCGAGCTGTTCGGCCCGGACCCCGTCCAGGAGGCCGACGCGGCACGGGACGTGGGCCTCGAGCAGGCCCTGTCCGCCCGGCAGCCCGACCGGCTCCTCCTGCTGCGCCATGCCGAGCGCCTCGCGCAGCCTGGAGTGGCGGCGCTCAACTCCCTGCTCGACGAGCACCCGGACACCCGGCTGCTGGTCACCTACACCCCCGGCGCGCAGCCCGGCCCCTGCCTCCAGCGCCTGCTGGACAAGCTGTCGGCCCGCTCGGTGACCCTGCCGCCGCTGCGGGAACGCACCGAGGACATCCGGGAACTCCTGCCCGCCCTCACCCCCCGCCCGGCGCCCGGGCAACCGCCCCTGACCTGGACCCTGGACGCCCTGCGCGCGCTCGAGGCGTACCCGTGGCCCGGCAACGTCACCGAGCTGGCCCATGTCGTACGCGCCCTCGCGGAGCACCGGCGGGTGTCCGGGCCGGTCCGCCGCGCGGAGCTGCCGGACGCCGTCCGGGAAGGCCCGGCCGCCCGCCCGCTCAGCCCGATGGAGCACGCCGAGCGTGCCGCGATCCTGGAGGCGCTGCGCCGCAACGGCGGCAACAAGGCACGCACGGCGGTCGCACTCGGGATCGGCCGGGCGACGCTGTACCGCAAGCTTCGGGGGTACCGGGGGTGA
- a CDS encoding FadR/GntR family transcriptional regulator yields the protein MGVVAVTREPGGARQAVFTPVDNQARVDAVVRRLGDAIELGLLADGEQLPGESDLATQLGVSTVTLREALMALRQQGLVTTRRGRGGGSFVTVPEGPAEERLRSLLVGWSTEELRDLGDHWAAISGAAARLAAQRTEPGDLLPLRRSVEQLTEAADGAARSRVHGRFHVELAAAAQSARLTREEIGIQTEVGALLSLVLGEEGYLKDVCDRHRTVISALQDGADEQARAQTERCVQLCMARLVELRLGSSSSAGGPHPQENTYG from the coding sequence ATGGGGGTGGTTGCTGTGACGCGAGAACCGGGCGGCGCCCGGCAGGCCGTCTTCACACCCGTCGACAATCAGGCCCGGGTGGACGCGGTCGTGCGGCGGCTCGGCGACGCCATCGAGCTCGGGCTACTGGCGGACGGGGAGCAACTGCCCGGCGAGTCCGACCTCGCGACACAGCTCGGCGTCTCGACCGTCACCCTGCGTGAAGCACTGATGGCGCTGCGCCAGCAGGGGTTGGTCACCACCCGCAGGGGGCGGGGCGGAGGGAGTTTCGTCACCGTTCCCGAAGGTCCCGCCGAGGAGCGGCTGCGGAGCCTCCTCGTCGGCTGGAGCACCGAGGAACTCCGTGACCTCGGCGACCACTGGGCCGCCATCTCGGGGGCCGCCGCCCGGCTCGCGGCCCAGCGCACCGAGCCCGGGGATCTGCTCCCACTGCGCAGGTCTGTTGAGCAGTTGACGGAGGCGGCCGACGGCGCGGCACGCAGCCGGGTGCACGGGCGCTTTCACGTGGAACTGGCCGCCGCGGCCCAGTCCGCGCGGCTGACCCGGGAGGAGATCGGCATCCAGACAGAGGTGGGGGCGCTGCTGTCTCTCGTGCTCGGCGAGGAGGGGTATCTCAAGGACGTGTGCGATCGTCACCGCACCGTGATCTCCGCACTGCAAGATGGTGCGGACGAGCAGGCGAGAGCCCAGACCGAGAGGTGTGTCCAGTTGTGCATGGCGCGCTTGGTCGAACTCCGCCTCGGCTCCTCCAGCTCCGCTGGTGGTCCCCATCCCCAGGAGAACACCTATGGGTAG
- a CDS encoding ABC transporter ATP-binding protein, with the protein MEGKAVRLQSLCKSFGQTKAVAGVDLDIADGEFFSMLGPSGSGKTTVLRMIAGFELPTSGTIELAGRDVTRLAPFERDVHTVFQDYALFPHMTLEQNVAYGLKIRKVPKAKRLERAREALASVRLEGLGDRRPSQLSGGQRQRVALARALVNTPRVLLLDEPLGALDLKLREQMQIELKELQREVGITFVFVTHDQDEALTMSDRIAVFNQGRIEQVGTPAEIYERPATPFVAGFVGTSNLLTGQAAERVVGTAGTFSIRPEKIRVLKEDRDSSEPGCSSAVGTVAEVVYLGDATRFLVDLDAGGRLTALQQNLETSSEDVAAYRGSRVRLQWQPRHNVRVPESQ; encoded by the coding sequence ATGGAAGGGAAAGCCGTCCGACTGCAGAGCCTGTGCAAGTCCTTCGGGCAGACGAAGGCGGTAGCCGGGGTCGATCTGGACATCGCGGACGGCGAGTTCTTCTCGATGCTGGGGCCGTCCGGATCAGGCAAGACCACCGTGCTTCGGATGATCGCCGGCTTCGAGCTGCCCACCAGCGGCACCATCGAACTCGCCGGGAGGGACGTGACCCGCCTCGCCCCCTTCGAGCGGGATGTGCACACCGTCTTCCAGGACTACGCGCTCTTCCCGCATATGACGCTCGAACAGAACGTCGCCTACGGTTTGAAGATCCGCAAGGTTCCCAAGGCCAAGCGGCTGGAGCGGGCCCGCGAGGCCCTGGCGAGCGTGCGGCTCGAAGGCTTGGGCGACCGCCGGCCGTCCCAGCTCTCCGGAGGCCAGCGGCAGCGCGTGGCGCTGGCCCGGGCCCTGGTCAACACGCCCAGGGTGCTGCTGCTCGACGAGCCGCTGGGCGCCCTCGACCTCAAGCTGCGCGAGCAGATGCAGATCGAGCTCAAGGAGCTGCAGCGCGAGGTCGGCATCACCTTCGTCTTCGTCACCCACGACCAGGACGAGGCGCTGACCATGAGCGACCGCATCGCGGTCTTCAACCAGGGCCGCATCGAGCAGGTCGGCACCCCCGCCGAGATCTACGAACGTCCCGCCACGCCCTTCGTCGCCGGCTTCGTCGGCACCTCCAACCTGCTCACCGGCCAGGCCGCGGAGCGGGTGGTGGGCACGGCCGGCACCTTCAGCATCCGTCCGGAGAAGATCCGCGTGCTGAAGGAGGACCGGGACAGCAGCGAGCCGGGGTGCTCCAGCGCCGTCGGCACCGTCGCTGAGGTCGTCTACCTCGGGGACGCGACTCGTTTCCTCGTGGACCTCGACGCCGGGGGGCGGCTCACCGCCCTCCAGCAGAACCTGGAGACCTCGTCCGAGGACGTCGCGGCCTATCGCGGCTCGCGGGTCAGGCTCCAGTGGCAGCCACGCCACAACGTCCGTGTTCCCGAATCGCAGTGA
- a CDS encoding PDC sensor domain-containing protein has protein sequence MGSSPRPTGGGPDILDEVTAADVAACVRDTLEGVFHAVSETGTDAAALLASATESGRRPLTGDLAALRPGLHTRLTRLDLVSGAGFVAAPGLLADVSAWLEWWQIGASGAVRPLVLDLDPEHSAYSDYTHWDWFTLARDTGRRAVAGPYVDYLCSDEYSLTLSVPVAVGGRFTGVAAADVYLSHFEAAVMPVMQKLPGPAFLVNARGRVAASACADHLAGSLVKGPDFGAVLAGPADGVEHGGLRLRPCGDIPLILVTTPPVWRA, from the coding sequence ATGGGTAGCAGTCCCCGTCCCACAGGCGGCGGACCCGACATCCTTGACGAGGTGACGGCCGCCGACGTGGCAGCCTGCGTCCGCGACACCCTGGAGGGCGTCTTCCACGCCGTTTCCGAGACCGGTACGGACGCGGCGGCACTCCTCGCCTCGGCCACCGAGAGCGGCCGGCGGCCCCTCACCGGCGACCTCGCCGCGCTCCGCCCCGGCCTGCACACCCGGCTCACGCGACTCGATCTGGTCTCCGGCGCCGGTTTCGTGGCCGCTCCGGGGCTGCTCGCCGACGTATCGGCATGGCTCGAATGGTGGCAGATCGGCGCGAGCGGTGCCGTGCGCCCGCTGGTGCTGGACCTGGACCCGGAGCACTCGGCGTACTCCGACTACACCCACTGGGACTGGTTCACACTGGCCCGCGACACCGGGCGGCGCGCGGTCGCGGGGCCGTACGTGGACTATCTCTGCTCCGACGAGTACAGCCTCACCCTGTCCGTGCCGGTGGCGGTCGGGGGCCGCTTCACGGGAGTGGCCGCGGCGGACGTGTACCTCTCGCATTTCGAGGCGGCGGTGATGCCGGTCATGCAGAAGCTGCCCGGCCCCGCCTTCCTCGTCAACGCGCGCGGCCGTGTCGCTGCCTCGGCCTGTGCCGACCATTTGGCCGGTTCTCTCGTCAAGGGCCCGGACTTCGGGGCCGTACTGGCCGGACCGGCGGACGGCGTCGAACACGGCGGGCTGCGGCTGCGACCCTGCGGTGACATCCCCCTCATCCTGGTCACGACTCCGCCGGTATGGCGTGCGTAG